One genomic segment of Hevea brasiliensis isolate MT/VB/25A 57/8 chromosome 3, ASM3005281v1, whole genome shotgun sequence includes these proteins:
- the LOC110637269 gene encoding bZIP transcription factor 17: MGVGDTILAVHPPPPTDSNHSIDDFDSLPIPPLDPLFLSAQNSSSTTMSGGENLVSDLPFSLDDSYDFDITFHDLDSFYFPSENEHFSIPNHDVSLQSGPIDGFVDGFTVHEAKSDWLESGSSGICGNHGSDVSKYLNCSLSESRSCNSADLSCNSDRGSNFASPISSQGSGNGGAGVSEAMNAPSPDSGAFLVDQKIKLEGVNAKSGGLPKRKKETTSEDVNGETRNLKYLRSENADPYLKANSLCGNFVELSEEEEKRRARLMRNRESAQLSRQRKKHYVEELEDKVRTMHLTIAELNSKISFFMAENTSLKQQLSGNGLCPSPLYPPMAPMPYSWVPCAPYVVKPPGSQVHLVPIPRLKTQQPVSAVKAKKAEAKKAEVKTKKVASVSFLGLLFFILLFGGLVPIVNVKFGGVKENGANGFGFVSEKFYDQQRGRVFGAHGHSNESHESMAVEFSNGNLHVGSRIQCGRGSDGCLAYDVEMKGGLEHLPDSDKFTQLANASNKPLAASLFVPRNDELVKIDGNLIIHSVLASEAAMASHEDPEVNKNKETGLAIPIDLFPALAFPDVGTNRGRHSHLYPTAKEPQKALTSASSDTPKDKKSSAADGKLQQWFHEGLAGPMLSSGMCKEVFQFDASPSPGAIIPASPVTNITAKHQQNATHHNKGKNRRILRGLPIPLPGSDLNITGERVGNSQKDNFQGNKSVSPMVVSVLVDPREAGDSEVDGVITPKSISRIFVVVLLDSVKYVTYSCVLPRSGPHLVTT; encoded by the exons ATCCCTTGTTCCTCTCTGCGCAAAATTCCTCATCCACCACCATGTCTGGAGGGGAAAACCTTGTCTCCGATTTACCCTTTTCCCTTGACGATAGTTACGATTTTGACATCACCTTCCACGATCTCGACAGCTTCTACTTTCCCTCCGAGAACGAGCACTTCTCTATCCCCAACCACGACGTTTCTCTTCAATCGGGTCCTATCGATGGTTTTGTTGATGGTTTCACAGTCCATGAGGCGAAATCTGATTGGCTTGAGTCGGGGAGCTCTGGAATTTGTGGCAATCATGGTTCTGATGTTTCTAAGTATTTGAATTGCTCGCTCTCGGAGTCTAGAAGTTGTAATTCGGCCGATCTAAGCTGCAATTCTGATAGGGGGTCGAATTTTGCCTCGCCGATATCTTCTCAGGGCTCCGGAAATGGTGGTGCGGGTGTATCTGAAGCCATGAATGCTCCTTCTCCTGATTCCGGTGCATTTTTGGTTGATCAGAAGATCAAACTCGAAGGAGTAAATGCCAAAAGTGGTGGCTTAccaaagagaaagaaagagaccACTAGCGAGGATGTTAATGGCGAAACAAGAAATCTAAAGTACCTAAGGTCAGAGAATGCCGACCCATATTTGAAGGCAAATTCTCTGTGTGGTAATTTTGTTGAATTGAGTGAAGAGGAGGAGAAAAGGAGGGCAAGGCTGATGAGAAATCGAGAGAGCGCGCAGCTTTCAAGGCAGAGAAAGAAGCATTACGTGGAGGAGCTGGAAGACAAGGTGAGAACTATGCATTTAACCATTGCGGAATTAAatagtaaaatttcattttttatggcTGAAAATACTAGTTTGAAGCAGCAGTTGAGTGGCAATGGTTTGTGTCCTTCTCCTTTGTATCCACCAATGGCTCCCATGCCATATTCGTGGGTGCCGTGTGCCCCTTATGTTGTTAAGCCGCCAGGGTCTCAGGTGCACTTGGTTCCAATCCCTAGATTGAAGACTCAGCAGCCTGTGTCAGCTGTGAAAGCTAAAAAGGCAGAGGCTAAGAAAGCTGAAGTTAAGACTAAGAAGGTTGCTAGTGTTAGTTTTTTAGGTTTGTTATTTTTCATTTTGTTGTTTGGTGGATTGGTGCCAAttgtgaatgttaagtttggaggAGTCAAGGAGAATGGTGCTAATGGGTTCGGTTTTGTTAGTGAGAAGTTTTATGATCAGCAGAGAGGCAGGGTCTTTGGAGCTCACGGGCATTCAAATGAGTCCCATGAGAGTATGGCTGTTGAGTTTTCTAATGGGAATTTACATGTTGGTAGTAGAATACAGTGTGGGAGAGGCAGTGATGGATGTTTGGCGTATGATGTGGAGATGAAAGGAGGCTTGGAGCATCTACCAGACTCAGACAAATTTACCCAACTTGCTAATGCTAGTAATAAGCCGCTTGCAGCATCTTTGTTTGTGCCAAGGAATGATGAGCTTGTCAAGATTGATGGTAACTTGATAATTCATTCTGTTCTGGCCAGTGAGGCAGCTATGGCCTCACATGAGGATCCTGAAGTAAATAAAAATAAGGAGACGGGTTTGGCAATCCCAATAGACTTATTTCCAGCCCTTGCCTTCCCTGATGTTGGAACCAATAGAGGGAGGCATTCTCACTTATATCCGACTGCTAAAGAGCCACAGAAGGCCCTTACTTCTGCTTCTTCTGATACTCCAAAGGATAAAAAGTCATCTGCAGCTGATGGTAAACTCCAACAGTGGTTCCATGAAGGCCTTGCTG GGCCAATGTTAAGTTCTGGCATGTGCAAGGAAGTGTTCCAGTTTGATGCCTCACCATCTCCAGGAGCTATTATTCCCGCTTCCCCAGTTACAAATATTACGGCAAAGCACCAGCAGAATGCTACACACCACAACAAGGGGAAAAACAGAAGGATTCTCCGAGGTCTTCCAATTCCCCTACCAGGTTCTGACCTGAATATTACTGGGGAACGTGTTGGAAATTCTCAAAAAGACAACTTCCAAGGTAATAAATCTGTCTCGCCCATGGTTGTCTCTGTGCTTGTTGATCCCAGAGAGGCTGGCGACAGCGAGGTTGATGGCGTGATTACACCCAAATCCATTTCTCGGATTTTTGTAGTTGTGCTCTTAGACAGTGTGAAGTATGTTACTTATTCATGTGTGCTTCCACGCTCTGGTCCTCATTTAGTGACAACCTGA